The Ictalurus punctatus breed USDA103 chromosome 9, Coco_2.0, whole genome shotgun sequence genome contains a region encoding:
- the htr1d gene encoding 5-hydroxytryptamine receptor 1D, with the protein MMDKYNATAELFHSNNTSSLDTSESWDEATQLGLQISLSILLAIVTLATTLSNAFVIATIFLTRKLHTPANFLIGSLALTDLLVSILVMPISILYTVSKTWTLGQVVCDIWLSSDITFCTASILHLCVIALDRYWAITDALEYSKRRTTGRAALMIAVVWVISISISMPPLFWRQAKAHEELTECMVNTDQISYTLYSTFGAFYVPTVLLIILYGRIYVAARSRIFKTPASRAKRFTTAQLIQTSAGSSLCSLNSSTNQEGQLQLGGAGSGGGGSPNFTNSVKVKLADSILERKRLCAAREKRATKTLGIILGAFIVCWLPFFVGTLLMAICKECWFHPVLFDFFTWLGYLNSLINPVIYTVFNDEFKQAFHKLIKFKRCY; encoded by the coding sequence ATGATGGATAAGTACAACGCCACCGCCGAGCTTTTCCATTCTAACAACACGAGCAGCTTGGACACTTCAGAGTCCTGGGACGAAGCAACACAACTAGGCCTCCAGATCTCTCTATCGATCCTACTGGCCATAGTAACTTTGGCTACGACGCTGTCCAATGCTTTTGTCATCGCCACCATTTTCCTGACACGCAAGCTGCACACACCTGCTAACTTCCTGATTGGCTCTCTGGCCCTGACAGACCTACTTGTGTCCATCCTGGTCATGCCTATCAGCATCTTGTATACAGTGAGCAAGACATGGACGCTTGGGCAGGTGGTTTGCGACATCTGGCTCTCATCGGATATCACCTTCTGCACAGCGTCCATCCTGCACCTGTGTGTGATTGCGCTGGACCGGTACTGGGCCATCACGGATGCGCTGGAGTACTCCAAGAGGCGGACGACTGGACGGGCTGCGCTCATGATTGCAGTCGTCTGGGtgatctccatctccatctccatgcCGCCGCTCTTCTGGAGGCAAGCCAAGGCTCATGAGGAGTTGACCGAATGTATGGTCAACACAGACCAGATCTCCTACACACTCTACTCCACTTTTGGTGCCTTTTACGTGCCCACCGTGCTCCTCATCATCCTTTACGGGCGAATCTACGTGGCTGCCCGCAGTCGGATCTTCAAGACGCCAGCGTCAAGGGCAAAACGATTCACTACGGCTCAGCTCATCCAAACATCAGCTGGTTCATCCCTCTGCTCGCTCAACTCATCGACCAACCAGGAGGGGCAACTTCAACTAGGAGGAGCaggaagtggaggaggagggTCTCCAAATTTTACAAACAGCGTTAAGGTGAAGCTAGCAGATAGCATCCTGGAGCGAAAACGTTTGTGTGCGGCGAGAGAAAAGAGAGCCACGAAAACGCTGGGCATCATCTTAGGAGCCTTCATCGTCTGCTGGCTGCCCTTCTTTGTAGGAACACTCCTCATGGCTATCTGTAAAGAGTGCTGGTTCCACCCGGTGCTGTTTGACTTCTTCACCTGGCTCGGCTATCTCAACTCGCTTATCAACCCTGTGATCTACACGGTCTTCAACGACGAGTTCAAGCAGGCCTTCCACAAGCTTATCAAGTTCAAGAGATGCTACTGA